GGCTCGTCGCACACGATCAGCTTGGGGTTGAGCGCCAGTGCCCTCGCGATGCCGATGCGCTGGCGCTGCCCGCCGCTGAACTCGTGCGGGTAGCGGCTGATGTGCTCGGGGTTCAAACCAACGACGTCGAGAAGCTCCTTGGCCCGCGTGAGCCGTTCGGCCGGCGTTGCGATGCCATGGATGATCAGCGGCTCCATGATCACCTCGCCCACGGTGAAGCGCGGGTTCAGCGACGCGTAGGGGTCTTGGAAGATTATCTGAACGTCTCGGCGAAACGCCTTGAGCTCTGCGGGGCTGAACGAGACGATGTCGCGGCCTTCGAACTTGACCGAGCCCCCGGTGGGCTGGGTCAGCCGAATGATCGCTCGACCGGTGGTCGACTTGCCGCACCCCGACTCGCCCACCAGGCCGAGCGTCTTGCCGGCATCCACCTCGAACGAGACGCCATCGACGGCCTTGACCACGCCCTTCGTGCGCGAAAAGGCGCCCGTCTTGACCGAGAAGTGCTTCTGCAGCCCATCTACCTCGAGCATCGGGCTCATCAGGCACTCACCCCCGCACACGCCAGAGCGTCGCGTGTGAAGTCGTCGTCGCCCGCGAAGTGGCACGCAACCAAGTGGTCGCCGTCGATCGCTTTGAGCCCCGGAACTTCCGCACGGCAGACGTCCTTCGCATAGGGACAACGCGGGTGAAAGGAGCACCCCTGAGGAACGCGAACCAGGCTAGGCGGTTGCCCGCTTATCGGGCGCAGCTCGCTCCTCTCGGTCATGTCGTGTCGCGGCAGCGAATCCATGAGCCCCCACGTGTAGGGGTGGTGCGGCCGGTAGAAGATGTCGTCGCAGCGCGCGTACTCGACGAGCTTGCCCGCGTACATCACGACGATCTTGTCGGCCATGTCGGCGACGACACCCAAGTCGTGCGTGATCATGATGATCGCCGAGTGGGTCCGCGTCTGCAGCTCCTGCATGAGTTCGAGGATCTGGGCCTGGATGGTCACGTCGAGCGCCGTGGTGGGCTCGTCGGCTATCAGGATGTCCGGGTCGCACGCGAGCGCCATCGCGATCATGGCCCGCTGGCGCATGCCTCCCGAGAACTGGTGGGGATAGTCCCTCACCCGCTTCTCGGGATGGGGGATGCCGACAAGCTTGAGCAGCTCGCAGACTCTGTCCCACGCCTCCTTCTTGCTCATCCCTTTGTGCACGATCAACGGCTCCGCCAGCTGAGTCCCCACGCGGTAGACGGGATTGAGCGACGTCATCGGGTCTTGAAAGATCATGGCAATCTCGTTGCCGCGGATTCTGCGGATCTGTTCTCCTTTCATGGTGATGAGGGAGTTGCCCTTGAAGACGGCGTCTCCGCCCTCGATCCGACCCGGCGGCATCTGGATGAGCTGCATCATGGTAAGCGCGTGCACCGACTTGCCGGAGCCCGACTCGCCCACAACACCAAGCGTCTCCCCGCGGTCGAGCGTGTAGGTCACGCCATCGACCGCCTTGACCACGCCGTCGCGGGTGTGGAAGTGCATCTTCATGTCGTCGACCCTGAGAAGCTCGTCGGCCATCGCTAGTCCTTCATCTTCACGTCTAGGGCATCGCGCACGCCGTCACCGAGCAGCGTAAATGCTAGAACGGTGGTCATGATGGCAAGACCCGGCCAGATGACCAGCAGCGGCTGTGTCGTGATGAACGACCGGCCTTCTTCGATCATGCGGCCCCACGTGGGCGTAGGAGGCTGCACTCCAAGCCCGAGGAACGACAGCGCCGCCTCGGTCAGGATGGCCCCACCGATCGACATCGTGGCGTAGACCACGATGGGAGCGATCGCATTTGGCGCGATGTGGCGCGCCATCAGCCGGCCATTGCTCGCGCCCAGCGCCCGTCCCGCATCGACGTAGTCATTCTGCTTGACTGAGAGGATCGAGCTGCGAAAGACGCGCGCAATGCTCGTCCACCCCAGAAAGCCGATCGTGAACACCACTGGCCAGATCGTGGTCTTGAAGCTCTGCGGGATGATCGCGAGCAGCAGGATGGCGAACAGTATGTACGGGAACGCCAGGAACACGTCGGCCACGCGCATGATCGAAGCATCGGTGATTCCGCCATAGAATCCCGAGAAGGCCCCCAGGAACAGGCCGATGATGACGGACACGCCCACCGCGAGGACGCCCACCGCGAGGGACACGCGCGCGCCGTAGATGACGCGAGCGAAGATGTCCCGGCCCAGGTCATCGGTGCCCATGGGGTGTTCTCTGGACGGCGGCTGAAGGGCCTCCTCCATCGCCTTGACCGTGTCGATCGCCGTTGGACTGCCGAAGTTCTGCGGCACCCAGAGATCCGCCGTCAGCGCCGCGAAGGCAACGATCAGAATCCACACGAGCGAGATCAGCGCGAGCTTGTTCTTCCTTAAGCGGTACCACGCGTCACCGCTCAGGGTCCGCTGCGGCCCCACCTCTTCGACTCCCGCTTCCCCGCTGCGGTCGGCCTGCGCCTCCGTGAGGACCTGGAGCTCCCTCTCCTCGGCGTGACCGGGGATGCGATCTGTCATCAGTCACTCACCTGCTTCCCGCCGTAGCGGATTCGCGGATCGAGGAAGGCGTAGCTGATGTCCACGATCAGGTTCACTAGCATGACCGCGATGAGAATCACAACCGTACCACCGAACACAACGGGGTAGTCGCGGCCCTGA
The genomic region above belongs to Coriobacteriia bacterium and contains:
- a CDS encoding ABC transporter permease yields the protein MTDRIPGHAEERELQVLTEAQADRSGEAGVEEVGPQRTLSGDAWYRLRKNKLALISLVWILIVAFAALTADLWVPQNFGSPTAIDTVKAMEEALQPPSREHPMGTDDLGRDIFARVIYGARVSLAVGVLAVGVSVIIGLFLGAFSGFYGGITDASIMRVADVFLAFPYILFAILLLAIIPQSFKTTIWPVVFTIGFLGWTSIARVFRSSILSVKQNDYVDAGRALGASNGRLMARHIAPNAIAPIVVYATMSIGGAILTEAALSFLGLGVQPPTPTWGRMIEEGRSFITTQPLLVIWPGLAIMTTVLAFTLLGDGVRDALDVKMKD
- a CDS encoding dipeptide ABC transporter ATP-binding protein, which gives rise to MSPMLEVDGLQKHFSVKTGAFSRTKGVVKAVDGVSFEVDAGKTLGLVGESGCGKSTTGRAIIRLTQPTGGSVKFEGRDIVSFSPAELKAFRRDVQIIFQDPYASLNPRFTVGEVIMEPLIIHGIATPAERLTRAKELLDVVGLNPEHISRYPHEFSGGQRQRIGIARALALNPKLIVCDEPVSALDVSIQAQVLNLLEKLQDELGLAYLFIAHDLSVVQHISDNVAVMYLGKIVEISDWRGLYERPNHPYTQSLLSAVPVPDPHVQHARKRILLAGDPPSPIDPPSGCRFHTRCPVAQLPICSKSDPELKEVAPGHRAACHFAKPFPIDITKLNQTLIDEEALAALAVG
- a CDS encoding ABC transporter ATP-binding protein; protein product: MADELLRVDDMKMHFHTRDGVVKAVDGVTYTLDRGETLGVVGESGSGKSVHALTMMQLIQMPPGRIEGGDAVFKGNSLITMKGEQIRRIRGNEIAMIFQDPMTSLNPVYRVGTQLAEPLIVHKGMSKKEAWDRVCELLKLVGIPHPEKRVRDYPHQFSGGMRQRAMIAMALACDPDILIADEPTTALDVTIQAQILELMQELQTRTHSAIIMITHDLGVVADMADKIVVMYAGKLVEYARCDDIFYRPHHPYTWGLMDSLPRHDMTERSELRPISGQPPSLVRVPQGCSFHPRCPYAKDVCRAEVPGLKAIDGDHLVACHFAGDDDFTRDALACAGVSA